In Actinomadura citrea, a single window of DNA contains:
- the fdhD gene encoding formate dehydrogenase accessory sulfurtransferase FdhD, whose translation MGRITVRRPVLRLSASGSRVRRPDTLAAEEPLEIRVAGKPLTITMRTPGHDFDLVAGFLAAEGVVGRAGDIATMRYCADTEEQNTLDVVLSPGVPPPDDSMTRAFTTTSACGVCGKSSIEALRADRPYEVAGDPVRLTPHVLAAMPERLREAQRVFDRTGGLHAAGLFDAEGGLLAVREDVGRHNAVDKVIGWALRQGRLPLAGTVLMVSGRASFELTQKAMTAGVPVLAAVSAPSSLAVDLAEDAGMTLVGFLRGETMNVYAGAERIAL comes from the coding sequence ATGGGGCGGATCACCGTGCGCAGGCCCGTGCTCCGGCTGAGCGCGTCCGGGTCGCGGGTGCGCAGGCCCGACACGCTCGCGGCGGAGGAGCCGCTGGAGATCCGCGTCGCCGGCAAGCCGCTGACGATCACCATGCGCACGCCGGGGCACGACTTCGACCTGGTCGCCGGGTTCCTGGCGGCCGAGGGCGTGGTCGGGCGGGCGGGCGACATCGCGACGATGCGGTACTGCGCCGACACCGAGGAGCAGAACACCCTGGACGTGGTGCTCTCCCCCGGCGTGCCGCCGCCGGACGACTCCATGACGCGGGCGTTCACCACCACCAGCGCCTGCGGGGTGTGCGGGAAGTCGAGCATCGAGGCGCTGCGCGCCGACCGCCCCTACGAGGTCGCCGGCGACCCGGTGCGGCTCACCCCGCACGTGCTGGCGGCCATGCCGGAGCGGCTGCGCGAGGCGCAGCGGGTGTTCGACCGGACGGGCGGCCTGCACGCCGCCGGGCTGTTCGACGCCGAAGGCGGGCTCCTCGCCGTGCGCGAGGACGTCGGCCGCCACAACGCCGTCGACAAGGTGATCGGGTGGGCCCTGCGGCAGGGACGGCTCCCGCTGGCCGGCACGGTCCTCATGGTGAGCGGGCGCGCGTCGTTCGAGCTGACGCAGAAGGCGATGACGGCCGGCGTCCCGGTGCTGGCGGCGGTGTCGGCGCCGTCCTCGCTGGCGGTGGACCTCGCCGAGGACGCCGGGATGACGCTCGTCGGCTTCCTGCGCGGCGAGACCATGAACGTCTACGCGGGGGCCGAGCGTATCGCCCTCTGA
- a CDS encoding metal-dependent hydrolase: MTRPQASGGTVPVDERHPPIKPRRVSFDWSETPLHWVPGDPVATHIINSFHIVLPEGEKWFIQCVKDARPHIRDERLLEEIKGFIGQEMVHARSHQGVLDQILQRAGIDVSKITDAAGRGNSERPAQMAALKERNPRAWRRRLRFELAAVASIEHYTAVLGQWIMDNDRLDKAGVDPTMLDLLRWHGAEEVEHRSVVFDVYTAMGGRYPTRVAAWLVSLFFLYWALIGGSLYLLKQDPTIKRRVTPLRVYRSYRRSVRLGHVPGIFRLLLGEAPVYLRPDHHPSKVCSTPRALDYLTQSPAARSAGYDPY, encoded by the coding sequence ATGACGAGGCCCCAGGCGAGCGGCGGAACGGTGCCCGTCGACGAGCGCCATCCGCCGATCAAGCCGCGGCGCGTCTCCTTCGACTGGTCGGAGACCCCGCTGCACTGGGTCCCGGGCGACCCGGTCGCCACCCACATCATCAACTCGTTCCACATCGTCCTGCCCGAGGGCGAGAAGTGGTTCATCCAGTGCGTCAAGGACGCCCGCCCGCACATCCGGGACGAGCGGCTGCTGGAGGAGATCAAGGGCTTCATCGGGCAGGAGATGGTGCACGCCCGCTCCCACCAGGGCGTCCTGGACCAGATCCTGCAACGCGCCGGCATCGACGTCTCCAAGATCACTGACGCGGCGGGACGGGGCAACTCCGAGCGCCCCGCGCAGATGGCGGCGCTGAAGGAGCGCAACCCGCGGGCGTGGCGGCGCCGGCTGCGCTTCGAACTGGCCGCGGTCGCCTCGATCGAGCACTACACCGCCGTCCTCGGCCAGTGGATCATGGACAACGACCGGCTCGACAAGGCCGGCGTGGACCCGACGATGCTGGACCTGCTGCGCTGGCACGGCGCCGAGGAGGTCGAGCACCGCTCGGTGGTCTTCGACGTCTACACCGCCATGGGCGGCCGGTACCCGACCCGCGTCGCCGCGTGGCTCGTGTCACTGTTCTTCCTGTACTGGGCGCTGATCGGCGGCTCGCTCTACCTGCTCAAGCAGGACCCGACCATCAAGCGCCGGGTGACCCCGCTGCGCGTCTACCGCTCCTACCGGCGGTCAGTCCGGCTCGGCCACGTGCCCGGCATCTTCCGGCTCCTGCTCGGCGAGGCGCCCGTCTACCTCAGGCCCGACCACCATCCCTCCAAGGTGTGCTCCACGCCGCGCGCGCTGGACTACCTCACGCAGTCGCCCGCCGCCAGGTCCGCGGGCTACGACCCCTACTAG
- a CDS encoding M24 family metallopeptidase: MSNKVALARVHDAAELERFRAVQRLCYRCAEEVAGTLEPGVTEREACRRMRRWLREHGVDDWLHTPFAWFGDRSAFRGFRVPTQFLPGGTRLEEGMPYILDMAPVKDGYSADIGYGGVLGENRIWERLDADLAGYRALILGLVRERRTFADVYAEVDALIERQGYDSRHREYPGRVIGHQVGVIGGILPKRVGFPFGVRFLQTIGRELVKERLEGRSPLWNGAAQSQHPPTPGLWAVEPHIGFRGVGVKFEEILVVTEDDAYWLDDDLPHVHRWARRETTA, from the coding sequence GTGTCCAATAAAGTGGCGCTCGCCCGCGTGCACGACGCGGCGGAGCTCGAGCGATTCCGTGCCGTCCAGCGCCTGTGCTACCGGTGCGCCGAGGAGGTCGCCGGCACGCTCGAACCGGGCGTGACCGAGCGCGAGGCGTGCCGGCGCATGCGCCGGTGGCTGCGCGAACACGGCGTGGACGACTGGCTGCACACCCCGTTCGCCTGGTTCGGCGACCGGTCGGCGTTCCGCGGCTTCCGGGTGCCCACGCAGTTCCTGCCCGGTGGGACGCGCCTGGAGGAGGGCATGCCCTACATCCTGGACATGGCCCCGGTGAAGGACGGCTACTCCGCCGACATCGGCTACGGCGGCGTCCTCGGCGAGAACAGGATCTGGGAGCGGCTCGACGCCGACCTCGCCGGCTACCGGGCGCTCATCCTCGGCCTCGTCCGCGAGCGGCGCACGTTCGCCGACGTGTACGCCGAGGTCGACGCGCTCATCGAGCGGCAGGGCTACGACAGCCGGCACCGCGAGTATCCGGGCCGCGTCATCGGCCATCAGGTCGGCGTCATCGGCGGGATTCTCCCGAAGCGCGTGGGATTCCCATTCGGTGTACGGTTCCTCCAGACCATCGGCCGCGAACTGGTCAAGGAGCGCCTGGAAGGGCGCTCCCCGCTCTGGAACGGGGCCGCGCAGTCCCAGCACCCCCCGACGCCCGGGCTGTGGGCGGTCGAGCCCCACATCGGGTTCCGCGGCGTCGGCGTGAAGTTCGAGGAGATCCTCGTGGTCACCGAGGACGACGCGTACTGGCTCGACGACGACCTTCCCCACGTGCACCGGTGGGCCCGACGGGAGACGACCGCATGA
- a CDS encoding SDR family oxidoreductase produces the protein MTHPAPPVTRRRVRGDGVDLAVYEQGDRSRPTVLLVHGYPDTHAVWDEVAARLAERFHVVRYDVRGAGASSRPFGRRRYTFEYLMADMEAVLDATAPERKVHLVGHDWGSIQSWEAVCTTPDRFASFTSISGPCLDHVAHWTRRNLARPTPANLRRAAGQAVRSWYIYFFQTPGLPELLWRAGMAKPFAKALELGEGVPPRPGHPARTMARDAAAGVGLYRANMLQRLRRPRERRTDVPTQVIVPTRDLFVSPHLVGGLAGRVPNLSLRTLKAGHWVPRSHPDVVARWVTEHITGVQGGPLAAAEARALRRARVTPSRRSFDGSLVVVTGAGSGIGRATALAFAERGAEVVAADLDADAAERTAELAGLLGPAGHAFQVDVSDRGAMEDFAKAVVHEHGVPDVVVNNAGIGMAGPFLEHGTDDWRRVLDVNLWGVLHGSRLFAKQMVERGQGGHIVNTSSAAAFTPSRALPAYATSKAAVLMLSECLRAELKGEGIGVSAVCPGIVNTNITRTSRFVGQNEEDEARSRQRVARAYARRNYGPDRVAEQIVAAVRDDRAVVPVTPEARLGYLGSRVAPGVMRLLARLDVG, from the coding sequence ATGACACACCCCGCCCCACCCGTCACCCGGCGGCGCGTCCGCGGCGACGGCGTCGACCTCGCCGTCTACGAGCAGGGCGACCGGTCGCGCCCGACCGTGCTGCTGGTCCACGGCTACCCCGACACCCACGCCGTCTGGGACGAGGTGGCCGCGCGGCTCGCCGAGCGGTTCCACGTCGTCCGCTACGACGTGCGCGGCGCGGGCGCCTCGTCCCGTCCGTTCGGACGGAGGCGCTACACGTTCGAGTACCTGATGGCCGACATGGAGGCCGTCCTGGACGCGACCGCGCCCGAGCGCAAGGTGCACCTGGTGGGGCACGACTGGGGCTCCATCCAGTCGTGGGAGGCGGTCTGCACGACGCCGGACCGCTTCGCGTCGTTCACCTCGATCTCCGGCCCCTGCCTGGACCACGTCGCGCACTGGACGCGGCGGAACCTGGCGCGCCCCACCCCCGCCAACCTGCGGCGGGCGGCCGGGCAGGCCGTCCGCTCCTGGTACATCTACTTCTTCCAGACGCCGGGGCTGCCGGAGCTGCTGTGGCGGGCCGGGATGGCGAAGCCGTTCGCCAAGGCCCTGGAACTCGGCGAGGGCGTCCCGCCCCGGCCGGGCCACCCGGCCAGGACGATGGCGCGCGACGCCGCGGCCGGGGTCGGGCTGTACCGGGCGAACATGCTCCAGCGGCTGCGCCGCCCGCGCGAGCGGCGCACGGACGTCCCGACTCAGGTCATCGTCCCGACCAGGGACCTGTTCGTCTCGCCGCACCTGGTCGGCGGGCTGGCCGGGCGCGTCCCGAACCTGTCGCTGCGCACGCTCAAGGCCGGGCACTGGGTGCCCCGCAGCCACCCCGACGTCGTCGCCCGCTGGGTCACCGAGCACATCACCGGCGTCCAGGGCGGTCCGCTCGCCGCCGCCGAGGCGCGCGCGCTCAGGCGGGCCAGGGTGACTCCGAGCCGGCGGTCCTTCGACGGGTCCCTCGTCGTCGTCACGGGCGCGGGGAGCGGGATCGGCCGCGCCACCGCGCTGGCCTTCGCCGAACGAGGCGCCGAGGTGGTCGCCGCCGACCTCGACGCGGACGCCGCCGAGCGCACCGCCGAACTCGCCGGCCTCCTCGGCCCGGCGGGACACGCCTTCCAGGTGGACGTGTCCGACCGCGGCGCGATGGAGGACTTCGCCAAGGCGGTCGTGCACGAGCACGGGGTACCGGACGTCGTGGTCAACAACGCCGGGATCGGCATGGCCGGCCCGTTCCTGGAGCACGGCACCGACGACTGGCGCAGGGTCCTGGACGTCAACCTGTGGGGCGTCCTCCACGGCTCACGGCTCTTCGCCAAGCAGATGGTGGAGCGGGGGCAGGGCGGCCACATCGTCAACACCTCCTCGGCCGCCGCGTTCACGCCGTCCCGCGCGCTGCCCGCCTACGCGACCAGCAAGGCGGCCGTGCTGATGCTGTCGGAGTGCCTGCGCGCCGAGCTGAAGGGCGAGGGCATCGGGGTCAGCGCCGTCTGCCCGGGGATCGTCAACACCAACATCACCCGCACGTCCCGCTTCGTCGGCCAGAACGAGGAGGACGAGGCTCGCAGCCGGCAGCGCGTCGCGCGCGCCTACGCCCGGCGCAACTACGGACCGGACCGCGTGGCGGAGCAGATCGTCGCGGCCGTCCGCGACGACCGCGCGGTCGTCCCGGTGACGCCGGAGGCACGCCTGGGCTACCTCGGGTCGCGCGTGGCGCCGGGCGTGATGCGGCTGCTGGCCCGGCTCGACGTGGGCTGA
- a CDS encoding phytoene desaturase family protein: MADAVVVGAGHNGLVAANMLADAGWDVEVLEAQPEPGGAVRSDRGVHPDYVSDLCSAFYPLGVASPAMRALELERHGLRWRHAPAVLAHPLPDGRCAVLERDRHATAAGLDALGAGDGEAWLRLCRLWDDMGEDVLRALFTPFPPVRAALPLLRSARRAGGLRALRTLLAPVRTLGEQEFAGPGGPLLLAGSALHTDMFPESTAGSLFGWLLAMTGQRYGWPVPEGGAGELTAALVRRLESRGGRVRCGTPVASVVVRDGRALGVRTASGEPVRAARAVLADVSAPALYGGLVGWADLPASLRADMSRFVWDHATFKVDWALSGPIPWAADGAGRAGTVHLSPGLDAMTDYSSQLATGRVPSEPFALLGQMTTADPARSPAGTESVWAYTHVPHQVKADAGPDGITGVWDGRERDAMADRVENVVERLAPGFRSRVIDRRVTAPPAFQDHDANLRGGALNGGTAMPHQQLLFRPVPGLGRAETPVAGLYLASASAHPGGGVHGACGANAARAALAHAGPAGRLLAPALGAVSRLLAP; the protein is encoded by the coding sequence ATGGCTGACGCCGTGGTCGTCGGCGCGGGGCACAACGGTCTCGTCGCCGCCAACATGCTGGCCGACGCCGGGTGGGACGTGGAGGTGCTCGAGGCGCAGCCCGAACCGGGCGGCGCGGTGCGCAGCGACCGGGGCGTCCACCCCGACTACGTGAGCGACCTGTGCAGCGCGTTCTACCCGCTCGGCGTCGCGTCGCCCGCGATGCGGGCGCTGGAACTGGAGCGGCACGGCCTCCGCTGGCGGCACGCGCCCGCCGTCCTCGCCCATCCGCTCCCGGACGGGCGCTGCGCCGTCCTCGAGCGCGACCGCCACGCGACCGCCGCCGGCCTCGACGCGCTCGGCGCGGGCGACGGCGAGGCGTGGCTGCGGCTCTGCCGCCTGTGGGACGACATGGGAGAGGACGTCCTGCGCGCCCTGTTCACCCCGTTCCCGCCGGTCCGGGCCGCGCTCCCCCTGCTGAGGTCGGCGCGCCGGGCGGGCGGGCTCCGCGCCCTGCGCACCCTGCTGGCCCCCGTCCGCACGCTCGGGGAGCAGGAGTTCGCCGGGCCCGGCGGCCCGCTGCTGCTCGCCGGGTCGGCGCTGCACACCGACATGTTCCCCGAGTCGACCGCGGGGTCGCTGTTCGGCTGGCTGCTCGCCATGACCGGGCAGCGGTACGGGTGGCCGGTCCCCGAAGGCGGCGCGGGCGAGCTGACGGCGGCGCTCGTGCGGCGGCTGGAGTCGCGCGGCGGGCGCGTCCGCTGCGGCACCCCGGTCGCCTCCGTCGTCGTGCGGGACGGGCGCGCGCTCGGCGTCCGCACCGCGTCCGGCGAACCGGTGCGCGCGGCCAGGGCCGTCCTCGCCGACGTTTCGGCCCCCGCCCTCTACGGGGGCCTGGTCGGCTGGGCGGATCTGCCGGCCTCGCTGCGCGCCGACATGAGCCGCTTCGTCTGGGACCACGCCACCTTCAAGGTCGACTGGGCGCTGTCCGGGCCGATCCCCTGGGCGGCGGACGGCGCCGGGCGCGCCGGGACCGTCCACCTGTCCCCCGGCCTGGACGCGATGACCGACTACAGCTCGCAGCTGGCCACCGGGCGCGTCCCCTCCGAGCCGTTCGCGCTCCTCGGCCAGATGACGACCGCCGACCCCGCCCGCTCCCCCGCCGGAACCGAGTCGGTCTGGGCGTACACCCACGTCCCGCACCAGGTGAAGGCCGACGCGGGGCCGGACGGCATCACCGGCGTCTGGGACGGGCGCGAGCGCGACGCCATGGCGGACCGCGTCGAGAACGTCGTGGAGCGCCTCGCCCCCGGCTTCCGCTCCCGCGTCATCGACCGCCGCGTCACCGCGCCGCCCGCGTTCCAGGACCATGACGCCAACCTGCGCGGCGGTGCGCTCAACGGCGGCACGGCCATGCCGCACCAGCAACTGCTGTTCCGTCCGGTCCCCGGCCTCGGGCGCGCCGAGACGCCGGTCGCGGGCCTGTACCTCGCGTCGGCCTCCGCGCACCCGGGCGGCGGCGTGCACGGCGCGTGCGGCGCCAACGCGGCCCGGGCCGCCCTCGCCCACGCCGGCCCGGCGGGCCGCCTGCTCGCCCCGGCGCTCGGCGCGGTGTCGCGCCTCCTCGCCCCCTGA
- a CDS encoding MFS transporter has product MTAERTIETEIPARLDRLPWSRWHWTVLIGLGAVWILDGLEVTVVGVIGPRLTDASGGLGLTDGQVGLAASIYVIGACLGALFFGHLTDRFGRKKLFIATLALYLAATVATAFSFNPLWFYACRFLTGAGIGGEYAAINSAIDELIPARVRGRVDVVVNGSFWIGTSIAAALSIPVLNGDLLPEDLGWRALFALGAVLGLGVLFVRRMVPESPRWLFIHGREDEAERVVGGIEREITEETGEPLEEPRESIRVRQRRVVSFGEIASTAVRRYPRRTVLGLSLFIGQAFLYNAVYFTYALVLSTFFDVPDAKVGYYLIPIGIGNFLGAFFLGRLFDTVGRRTMVTASYVISGVLLVGTGLLFRADLLDAWTLTACWCAVFFFASAGASSAYLTVSEIFPMETRAMAIAAFYAVGTGLGGVVGPALFGRLVETEKVANVVNGYYLGAGLMIAAGLVELAIGVEAAQRSLEDVARPLSAEEATAA; this is encoded by the coding sequence ATGACGGCAGAGCGAACCATCGAAACGGAGATCCCGGCACGGCTCGACCGGTTGCCGTGGTCACGCTGGCACTGGACGGTCCTGATCGGCCTCGGCGCGGTCTGGATCCTCGACGGCCTGGAGGTGACCGTCGTCGGCGTCATCGGCCCGCGGCTCACCGACGCGTCGGGGGGCCTCGGGCTGACGGACGGGCAGGTCGGGCTGGCCGCGTCCATCTACGTCATCGGTGCCTGCCTGGGCGCCCTGTTCTTCGGGCATCTGACCGACCGGTTCGGGCGCAAGAAGCTCTTCATCGCCACGCTCGCGCTGTACCTGGCGGCGACGGTCGCGACCGCGTTCTCGTTCAACCCGCTGTGGTTCTACGCCTGCCGGTTCCTCACCGGTGCCGGCATCGGCGGCGAGTACGCCGCGATCAACTCGGCGATCGACGAACTGATCCCGGCGCGGGTGCGGGGCCGGGTGGACGTGGTGGTGAACGGCTCGTTCTGGATCGGCACGTCCATCGCGGCGGCGCTGTCGATCCCGGTGCTGAACGGCGACCTCCTCCCCGAGGACCTCGGCTGGCGGGCCCTGTTCGCGCTCGGGGCCGTCCTCGGCCTCGGGGTGCTGTTCGTTCGCCGGATGGTGCCCGAGAGCCCGCGCTGGCTGTTCATCCACGGGCGCGAGGACGAGGCCGAGCGCGTGGTCGGCGGCATCGAACGGGAGATCACCGAGGAGACCGGCGAGCCCCTGGAGGAGCCCCGGGAGAGCATCCGGGTCCGGCAGCGCCGTGTCGTCTCGTTCGGGGAGATCGCCTCGACGGCCGTGCGCCGCTACCCGCGTAGGACGGTCCTCGGCCTGTCGCTGTTCATCGGGCAGGCGTTCCTCTACAACGCCGTCTACTTCACCTACGCGCTCGTGCTCAGCACGTTCTTCGACGTCCCCGACGCGAAGGTCGGCTACTACCTGATCCCGATCGGCATCGGGAACTTCCTGGGCGCGTTCTTCCTCGGCAGGCTGTTCGACACGGTCGGCCGCAGGACGATGGTCACGGCGTCCTACGTGATCTCCGGTGTGCTGCTGGTCGGGACCGGGCTGCTGTTCCGCGCGGACCTGCTCGACGCCTGGACGCTGACGGCCTGCTGGTGCGCGGTGTTCTTCTTCGCCTCCGCCGGGGCGTCGTCGGCCTACCTCACGGTCAGCGAGATCTTCCCGATGGAGACCCGGGCGATGGCGATCGCCGCGTTCTACGCGGTCGGGACGGGCCTCGGCGGAGTGGTCGGGCCCGCGCTGTTCGGGCGCCTGGTGGAGACCGAGAAGGTGGCGAACGTCGTGAACGGCTACTACCTGGGCGCCGGGCTGATGATCGCCGCCGGGCTGGTGGAGCTGGCCATCGGCGTCGAGGCGGCGCAGCGTTCCCTGGAGGACGTGGCGAGGCCGCTGTCGGCGGAGGAGGCCACGGCCGCCTGA
- a CDS encoding CBS domain-containing protein, whose amino-acid sequence MRIRDILRRKGDAVATVRPEATVRQLLVVLAEHNIGATVVSPDGASIAGIVSERDVVRRLHEHGAALLDRPVSEIMTAEVRTCGPGDQVEDLRHAMTEHRFRHVPVVVDGRLVGIVSIGDVVKSAIDELESEREHLVDYIQRAP is encoded by the coding sequence ATGCGAATTCGCGACATCCTGCGGAGGAAGGGAGACGCGGTGGCCACGGTACGGCCCGAGGCCACCGTGCGGCAGCTCCTCGTCGTCCTGGCGGAGCACAACATCGGAGCGACGGTGGTCTCGCCCGACGGCGCCTCGATCGCCGGCATCGTGTCCGAACGGGACGTGGTGCGGCGGCTGCACGAGCACGGCGCGGCGCTGCTCGACCGTCCCGTCTCGGAGATCATGACCGCCGAGGTCCGCACCTGCGGCCCGGGCGACCAGGTGGAGGACCTGCGCCACGCCATGACCGAGCACCGGTTCCGGCACGTGCCCGTCGTCGTGGACGGCCGGCTCGTCGGGATCGTCAGCATCGGCGACGTCGTCAAGAGCGCCATCGACGAGCTGGAGAGCGAGCGCGAGCACCTGGTCGACTACATCCAGCGCGCTCCCTGA
- a CDS encoding PLP-dependent aminotransferase family protein, with protein sequence MSTRYVSGPHLARLLGDVSGERPVYAAVARSLRALVLDGRLALRTRLPAERDLAAALGVSRTTVTTAYDRLRDEGYVQSRQGAGSWTALPPVRMSSAEPPGALRGAPGDAVPAGHRYGMAHPAPDDPSFIDLGCAAPGAPAIFEEAVAAAVDELPRYSSGPGYEPAGLASLRQVIADGYTARGVATRADQIVVTTGAQHAFTLLTQLLVEPGDAVMVERPTYPHALGALRRRGARLVPVGVNEGWDVELAAGAMRQAAVRMAYLIPDFQNPTGYLMRARDRAGLVDAGRRADAFLVADETFAELAHDPEAPREPPLAAFDGGGRVVTIGSASKLLWGGLRIGWIRATAPLARRLVLAREPFDMASPVLDQLIVRELLLRVEEVRAERAANLLRGRDALAAALRELLPGWEFRLPDGGMSLWARIGAPIASRLAEASERLGVRVVAGPVFGTDGVLEDYVRLPYVLPPDTLRLAVRRLALAQREAEAAPAARPLPAYV encoded by the coding sequence ATGAGCACGCGCTACGTGAGCGGCCCGCACCTGGCCCGGCTGCTCGGGGACGTGTCCGGGGAGCGTCCCGTCTATGCGGCGGTGGCCCGGTCGCTGCGCGCCCTCGTCCTGGACGGCAGGCTCGCGCTGCGCACGCGCCTGCCCGCCGAACGCGACCTGGCCGCCGCCCTCGGCGTCAGCCGCACCACCGTGACGACCGCCTACGACCGGCTCCGCGACGAGGGCTACGTCCAGAGCAGGCAGGGCGCGGGGAGCTGGACGGCGCTGCCCCCGGTCCGCATGTCGTCGGCCGAGCCGCCCGGCGCGCTCCGCGGCGCGCCGGGCGACGCGGTCCCCGCCGGCCACCGGTACGGCATGGCCCACCCCGCGCCGGACGACCCCTCGTTCATCGACCTCGGCTGCGCCGCTCCCGGCGCCCCCGCGATCTTCGAAGAGGCGGTCGCCGCCGCCGTCGACGAGCTGCCCCGTTACAGCTCGGGCCCGGGCTACGAGCCCGCCGGGCTGGCGAGCCTGCGGCAGGTCATCGCGGACGGCTACACCGCGCGCGGCGTCGCGACGCGCGCCGACCAGATCGTCGTCACCACCGGCGCGCAGCACGCGTTCACGTTGCTGACCCAGCTGCTGGTGGAGCCGGGCGACGCGGTGATGGTCGAGCGCCCCACCTACCCGCACGCGCTCGGTGCGCTGCGCCGCCGCGGCGCCCGGCTCGTCCCCGTCGGCGTCAACGAGGGCTGGGACGTCGAGCTCGCCGCGGGCGCCATGCGGCAGGCCGCGGTCCGGATGGCGTACCTGATCCCCGACTTCCAGAACCCGACCGGGTACCTGATGCGGGCGCGGGACCGGGCCGGGCTCGTCGACGCCGGGCGGCGCGCGGACGCGTTCCTCGTCGCCGACGAGACCTTCGCCGAGCTCGCCCACGACCCCGAGGCTCCGCGCGAGCCGCCGCTGGCCGCCTTCGACGGCGGCGGCCGGGTCGTCACGATCGGGTCGGCCTCCAAGCTGCTGTGGGGCGGGCTGCGGATCGGGTGGATCCGCGCCACCGCCCCGCTGGCCCGCCGCCTCGTGCTGGCCCGCGAGCCGTTCGACATGGCGAGCCCGGTCCTGGACCAGCTGATCGTCCGGGAACTGCTGCTGCGGGTGGAGGAGGTCCGCGCCGAACGCGCCGCGAACCTGCTGCGCGGCCGCGACGCGCTCGCCGCGGCGCTGCGCGAGCTGCTGCCGGGCTGGGAGTTCCGGCTCCCGGACGGGGGCATGTCGCTGTGGGCGAGGATCGGCGCGCCGATCGCCTCCCGGCTCGCCGAGGCGTCCGAGCGGCTCGGCGTCCGCGTCGTCGCCGGCCCGGTGTTCGGGACGGACGGCGTGCTGGAGGACTACGTGCGGCTGCCCTACGTGCTGCCACCGGACACGCTGCGCCTGGCGGTGCGGCGGTTGGCCCTCGCCCAGCGCGAGGCCGAGGCGGCGCCGGCGGCGCGGCCCCTGCCCGCCTACGTCTGA
- a CDS encoding YczE/YyaS/YitT family protein produces MALMTRRLVQLYIGLALYGLGIALQVSSGLGNDPWDVFHQGLSRRFGLSMGAWIIITGAVVMLAWIPMRQRPGIGTVSNVVLIGVFADLFLWLLPAPDALAGRWAYLIAAVLVGGFATGCYIGAGLGPGPRDGLMTGLAARGHSIRVVRTAIELGVLAVGWLLGGTVGVGTVLYAVAIGPLTHVLLPRLTVRARTPAPAPEPEPEPEPAGVC; encoded by the coding sequence ATGGCCTTGATGACGCGCCGCCTGGTGCAGCTCTACATTGGATTGGCCTTGTACGGGCTCGGGATCGCCCTCCAGGTGTCGTCCGGCCTCGGCAACGACCCCTGGGACGTCTTCCACCAGGGGCTCTCGCGGCGCTTCGGCCTGTCGATGGGCGCCTGGATCATCATCACGGGCGCGGTCGTGATGCTCGCGTGGATCCCGATGCGGCAGCGGCCCGGCATCGGGACCGTCAGCAACGTCGTCCTCATCGGCGTCTTCGCCGACCTGTTCCTGTGGCTGCTGCCCGCTCCGGACGCGCTCGCCGGCCGCTGGGCCTATCTGATCGCCGCCGTGCTCGTGGGCGGCTTCGCCACCGGCTGCTACATCGGCGCCGGCCTGGGCCCGGGCCCCCGGGACGGGCTGATGACCGGGCTCGCGGCGCGCGGCCACTCGATCCGGGTGGTCCGGACGGCGATCGAGCTGGGCGTGCTGGCGGTCGGCTGGCTGCTGGGCGGCACCGTCGGCGTTGGAACGGTCCTCTACGCCGTGGCGATCGGGCCGCTGACCCACGTCCTGCTGCCCCGGCTGACCGTCCGGGCCCGCACGCCCGCGCCCGCGCCCGAACCCGAGCCCGAGCCCGAGCCCGCCGGCGTCTGCTAG